One Salvia splendens isolate huo1 chromosome 22, SspV2, whole genome shotgun sequence DNA segment encodes these proteins:
- the LOC121786929 gene encoding uncharacterized protein LOC121786929, which yields MTTIFNIPCGSHSVRTSVTSEPAAAQRWVRDIRQYRYYRQGRLLVGLSVQCVSRHAATLQLCVGSNCLIFQLHRTDHCPDALRSFLVDPNVILVALWDNAAAALLKASPHAVEVGPLVDVRMVAHQLRGCDRGATMGQLAEEILGIPGMSKDEAVGCSDWEVEELTVEQLQYACHDVFLPFLMAIEFHLWEWIYHY from the coding sequence ATGACGACGATCTTCAACATCCCTTGCGGCTCCCACAGCGTCCGCACCAGCGTGACTTCGGAGCCAGCCGCCGCGCAGAGATGGGTCCGCGACATCCGCCAGTACCGCTACTACCGGCAAGGGCGCCTCCTGGTGGGGCTGAGCGTCCAGTGCGTGTCCAGGCACGCCGCCACGCTCCAGCTCTGCGTGGGGTCGAactgcctcatcttccagcTCCACCGCACCGACCACTGCCCCGACGCCCTGCGCAGCTTCCTCGTGGACCCCAACGTCATCCTGGTTGCGCTGTGGGACAACGCGGCCGCGGCGCTGCTGAAGGCCTCGCCGCATGCCGTCGAGGTGGGGCCGCTGGTGGACGTTCGGATGGTGGCGCACCAGCTGAGGGGGTGCGACCGGGGAGCGACGATGGGGCAGCTGGCGGAGGAGATATTGGGGATTCCCGGGATGAGCAAGGATGAGGCGGTGGGATGCAGCGACTGGGAGGTTGAGGAGCTCACAGTGGAGCAGCTGCAGTATGCTTGCCATGatgtttttcttcctttcttgaTGGCCATTGAGTTTCACCTTTGGGAATGGATATACCATTATTGA
- the LOC121787057 gene encoding uncharacterized protein LOC121787057: MTTTIFHIPCDSRVVRTTVTSVPSVARGWVHCIHRCGAYRRGRLVAGLGVQWVSGQAATLQLCVGSRCLIFQLHHADHCPDVLRGFLLDSNVILVALWDRGVAGMLMNSPHALQVGWLVDVRMAAHQLRGCDRGATMGQLAEEILGIHGMTKDEAVGCSDWEDEELTWEQVQYACHDVLLAYLMALELRFWPE, from the coding sequence ATGACGACGACGATCTTCCACATCCCTTGCGACTCCCGCGTGGTCCGCACCACGGTCACCTCCGTGCCGTCCGTGGCACGGGGATGGGTCCACTGCATCCACCGCTGCGGCGCATACCGCCGCGGCCGCCTCGTGGCGGGGCTGGGCGTGCAGTGGGTGTCCGGGCAGGCCGCGACGCTCCAGCTGTGCGTGGGGTCTCGTTGCCTGATCTTCCAGCTCCACCACGCCGACCACTGCCCCGACGTCCTGCGCGGCTTCCTCCTGGACTCGAACGTCATCCTCGTCGCGCTGTGGGACCGCGGCGTCGCGGGCATGCTGATGAACTCGCCCCACGCTCTCCAGGTGGGCTGGCTCGTGGACGTGCGGATGGCGGCCCACCAGCTGAGGGGGTGCGACCGGGGAGCCACGATGGGGCAGCTGGCGGAGGAGATATTGGGGATTCACGGGATGACCAAAGATGAGGCGGTGGGATGCAGCGACTGGGAGGATGAGGAGCTCACGTGGGAGCAGGTCCAGTATGCGTGCCATGATGTTCTTCTTGCTTACTTGATGGCCTTGGAGCTTCGCTTTTGGCCGGAATAG
- the LOC121786930 gene encoding uncharacterized protein LOC121786930: MTTAYDVRCGSYWIRTTVSSEPATAHRWVCEMVHIHGHDAYRQGCLLVGLGVQWVSRHAATLQLCAGSSCLIFQLHHADHCPNALRSFLMDQNVIRVALWDHAIWAMLWSSRHALLVGDVRRAAYALMRCGRGATMGQLAEEIMGIPGMRMDEAAAYSDWEDQQLTHQQIQYACHAVFLPFLIAVEIHLWEYFLLTISIHKFG, from the coding sequence ATGACGACGGCCTACGACGTCCGTTGCGGCTCCTACTGGATCCGCACCACCGTGAGTTCGGAGCCAGCCACCGCGCATAGATGGGTCTGCGAAATGGTCCACATCCACGGCCACGATGCCTACCGCCAAGGCTGCCTCCTGGTGGGGCTGGGCGTCCAGTGGGTCTCCAGGCACGCCGCCACGCTCCAGCTCTGTGCGGGGTCGAGCTGCCTCATCTTCCAGCTCCACCACGCCGACCACTGCCCCAACGCTCTGCGCAGCTTCCTCATGGACCAGAACGTCATCCGCGTCGCGCTGTGGGACCATGCGATCTGGGCGATGCTATGGAGCTCGCGGCACGCTCTCCTGGTGGGGGATGTGCGCAGGGCGGCGTACGCGCTCATGAGGTGCGGCCGGGGAGCGACAATGGGGCAGCTGGCGGAGGAGATCATGGGGATTCCAGGGATGCGGATGGATGAAGCGGCGGCGTACAGCGACTGGGAGGATCAACAACTCACACATCAGCAGATTCAGTATGCGTGCCATGctgtttttcttcctttcttgaTCGCCGTGGAGATTCACCTTTGGGAATATTTTCTCTTAACTATTTCAATTCACAAATTTGGATAA